The Bacteroidia bacterium genomic interval GATCCAGGTCCTCTTACCACTTCTATTCTTTGAAGGTCAATATTGTTTATACCTTGAGCATCTGTCTGAAAGGTACCAATACCTGGCCCGATCAAACTTCTATAGTCCATAATTGGGAATGCCCCGGTACCGAAAAGACCCGCAGCACCACGCATCTCAATATTGATACGGTTGGCAGATTGTTGCTGAATCTGTACCCCTGGTACATTGACAAGGTTACGTGTTGCATCAATCTGTGGCGAAATCTTTAGATTCTCAGTATTAATCACCGAAATAGAAGCTGGAGCATCCTGTATTTTTTCAGGACGTCGAGATGCGGAAATAACCACCTCTTCACTAGAAGTAATGTCCTCAACCATCACGATGTTGAGCGTAGTAGAACTTTGTGTAATCTCAATACTCTGCGCCTTATACCCTATATAGGTAATATTGAGGGTAAGGGGAGGGCTATTATCGACACTCAAAGAAAAATTTCCCTGATCATCGGAATAGACACCTGAGGTAGTACCTTCGATTTGTAGCGAAGCACCAACCAATGGAGTACCATCTTCCGCAGTTGTCTTACCGGTAATTTTGGTCTGAGCCGAAAGATAGGAACATAGGGAGGTGAGGATGACAAGTAATAAAACGTGTCTGAGTTTCTGCATAATAGTAGTAGTAAAAAGTGATTTATTTAAATGTCTTCCCAGAAGGGAATATTTGATAGTTGCCTTAGGTAAATTTAGATTTCGAGTAGTATTTAGAGTATAAGTCATCACGTTAATCAGATTAACGTGTATTGATGTTAGTAGATATGTTAGCTAAAAGACCGATAAATTCCTGTGGCATTTACCAGAACGAGGATAGGGTATGTAATTTTTAAATGTAACCAAAGTTTCCAATATTTCAAATATAAGGAACTTAGGCCAATTAGCCTAAATGATTTCCTGAAGCATTTTCACGGCCTGTTTCATGCTCCTATTAAGATAATGATTTTTCCCATTATATCGAATCTTCATTTATTCCCTTAAACAAATGTTTTATAAAAAATAAATATATTGAGATTCATATTTATGGGAACTCATTAAAACCTAACGGTTATGGATAGAAGATCTTTCCTGGGTTTAAGACAGGAAAAAGATGTGTCTAAAGCTCTCTTGCCCAAACAGATACATTCCGGACTTTCTCCTTATGCGGGTCCATGGACTAAGGTTCAGGCCTCTCACCTTCTCCGAAGAAGTTTATTTGGTCCGAAAGCAAGTGAAATCAACTGGTCCGTCAGCGCGGGATTAGAGGCTAGCCTGGATGCACTTTTTGCAGATCAAGCGCCGCCAGAACCTCCACTCAATTTTTATGATACCGCAGATCCGGTGGTTCCCCTTGGAAACACCTGGATAGATGCCCCTTATGTGGACGGTAGCCGAAATAGCAGGAGGAGAATATCCCTCTTAGCCTGGAGCATGGGACTGAGAATTCATCAAAATATTTCTATCCGGGAAAAGATGTGTCTTTTCTGGCATAACCATTTTGCTATCCAGAGTTCGGATGTAGTTGATTCCCGATTCCTGTATAAGTATTGCAATCTGATACGAGAACAGGCCCTCGGCAACTTTCAAACCCTCACAGAAAGAATCACGGTTGACCCTTCCATGCTTCATTACCTAAATGGGAATAGCAATTTTCGACAATCAGATGATGGAGGCCAAACCTATAGAGCTTCCAATGAAAATTATGGACGGGAACTCTTGGAACTTTTTACCATTGGAAAAGGAGACGATGGAACTGAAGTTTACTATACAGAAGATGATGTCAGAGCGGCAGCTCGAGTGCTTACGGGTTGGATTCATCGGGGACGCCTTTCCAATCGCTTTCCCGTGACGGTAGAATTCCGCAGCAACCGACATGATCCGACCCCCAAACAATTCTCTTCTCATTTCAACAATCAAGTCATAAGCGATAATGGAGCCAATGAGTACAAAGATCTGATCTCGATGATATTCAATCAATTGGAGACGGCTCGATTTATTTGTAGAAAGCTTTATCGCTGGTTTGTCTATTATGAAATTGATGAAGATGTCGAAAGTCAGGTGATCAATCCTATGGCGGCTCTGCTCAGGTTCAACAATTATGATATCAAACCTTGTTTAAGAGCATTGCTTGCCAGCGAACATTTTTATGATGCGGTAAATAGAGGCTGTATTATCAAAAATCCACTCGAATTCACCGTAGGAATTCATCGGCAATTTGATATAGAGTTTCCAAAGTATCCCAATATTCTCCCGCAATATCTGCATTGGTACCGCTTACATACGGAAACCACAAACCAATTGCTCGAATATTTAAATCCTCCGGACGTAGCGGGCTGGCCGGCTTATTATCAGTTGCCGAGATACCATGCCTACTGGATCAGCTCAGTTACCCTTCCGGCCAGGCAAAATACGGTAAGTCTCTACAATAAAGATCAGGGCTATAAAAGCAGTGGATTCCAGACCCTTATACAACCTCTCACATTACTCGATGCTGTGAGTGATCCACTGGATCCTAATACCCTGATTTCCGAATGGGCAGAATTGCTATTTCCGCAAGCCCTGGATCAAAGTCAGTTGGACTTTTTAAAGGAAGTACTCATTCCCGGTTTGCCTGATTATGAGTGGACCCTTGAATATGGATTATTTCTCGAAGATCCTTTCGATCAGGTTCTGAAAGCATCTATTCTCAGCAAATTGCGAGCCTTATTGGATACCATGATGAGTCTGGCGGAATTCCATTTATGCTAAAGCCCTTTTAACAGAAAATCTCATGAAAAGAAGAAACTTTCTGAAAAATACAGCAGCGGCTACCACCTTGCCTATTATGCTGGGAGGGCTTCCTGTACACGCGATCAATCGAAATCCTCTCCTGGATATCCTGTATAAAAATGCCATGATGACGGATCGGGTCCTGGTCCTGATTCAATTAAATGGAGGAAATGACGGATTAAATACGGTTGTTCCTCTCAATGAATATGGCAATTTGAGTCTGGTCAGGCCTCAGGTAATTCTGCCCGAATTAAGTATTCTGAGATTGAATACAGATACGGGATTACACCCTGCGCTGACTGGCTTCAAACAACTTTATGATAGCAGCAAATTGACGGTTTTGCAGAATGTAGGATATGATAATCCTAATTTTTCTCACTTCCGATCAACAGATATATGGCTTACTGGCTCTCCTTCTAATGAAGTTTATTCCACTGGATGGTTGGGACGATATCTCGATATGGACCATGGAGGATATCCCGCAAATTATCCCAATGATGATTTTCCCGATCCATTGGCCATAACCGTGGGGTCTATTGTTTCCAATACCTGTCAGGGACTGGGCAGCAATTTCGGAATGGCTATTCGCAGCCTGGATGAATTTAACCAGTTGCAGACGGGAGGAACAGGGGGAACACCCAATAATCGATATGGTATTGAACTGGATTTCATCCGACAAAGCATGCTGCAAACCAATCAATATCTGGGAAGTATACAGGATGCAGCAAGTGCCGGTAATAATCTCTCCCAACTTTATCCCCAAAGTGGCAATCGCCTGGCTGATCAACTCCGCATAGTCGCTCAGTTGATTTCGGGAGGCCTACGCACTCCTTTCTATGTTGTAAATCTGGGAGGTTTTGATACGCATATCCAACAGGTAAACTCCAGTGATCATCTTGCTGGTCGACATGCAGATTTGATGTTTGATTTGAATGAGGCAGTTACAGCATTTCAGGATGATTTGGAGCTGATGGGGATACAGGATAGAGTTCTCGGGATGACTTTCTCAGAGTTTGGAAGAAGGATCAGAGGAAATGACAGTTATGGAACAGATCACGGTGCGGCTGCGCCTATGATGCTTTTTGGAAGTCAGGTAAATGGTCAGATTATTGGCCAAAACCCTATCATCGACCCGGCGGTAGATGAGACCGCCAGTATTCCGGCTGATATTGATTTCCGATCTGTATATGGTTCCGTTCTGATGGATTGGTTTTGTGTGGATGAAAATGACATAAAAACCCTGCTATACAATGATTTCCAACGCATCAACATCCTTCCTCCGGACCTCAGCTGTGATTCAGCAACCAGTGTTAAGGATCTATTGAATCCGGACTTATTGAGTCAAAATTACCCCAATCCATTCCAAAGCAGTACTCGAATTCCTTTTAGTAGTGAAGGTGGGGATTTACGGATTGATATTTTCAATACCAGTGGAGTAATGATTAAAACCCTCACGAATCGATTCTTTGCGCCCGGAGAATACCAAATCACCTTTGATGCGGAAGGCCTGGCTGCAGGCGTCTATTATTATCGTTTGAGGCATAACAATAGTTATGCTACGCGGAGTATGATCCTCACTCGATAAAGCTGAGACTAAAAAAAGAGTCGGGACAGATGATCATCTGTCCCGACTCTTTTTCATAATTTTCGATTATAAAATCTCTTTTACCCTTCCGACAATCCCACTGGCAAGTTTAACCTTGATTCCATGGGGGTGATTGGAGGATTTGGTCAGAATCCGCTGTACGGTCCCTTCAGTCAA includes:
- a CDS encoding DUF1800 domain-containing protein; the protein is MDRRSFLGLRQEKDVSKALLPKQIHSGLSPYAGPWTKVQASHLLRRSLFGPKASEINWSVSAGLEASLDALFADQAPPEPPLNFYDTADPVVPLGNTWIDAPYVDGSRNSRRRISLLAWSMGLRIHQNISIREKMCLFWHNHFAIQSSDVVDSRFLYKYCNLIREQALGNFQTLTERITVDPSMLHYLNGNSNFRQSDDGGQTYRASNENYGRELLELFTIGKGDDGTEVYYTEDDVRAAARVLTGWIHRGRLSNRFPVTVEFRSNRHDPTPKQFSSHFNNQVISDNGANEYKDLISMIFNQLETARFICRKLYRWFVYYEIDEDVESQVINPMAALLRFNNYDIKPCLRALLASEHFYDAVNRGCIIKNPLEFTVGIHRQFDIEFPKYPNILPQYLHWYRLHTETTNQLLEYLNPPDVAGWPAYYQLPRYHAYWISSVTLPARQNTVSLYNKDQGYKSSGFQTLIQPLTLLDAVSDPLDPNTLISEWAELLFPQALDQSQLDFLKEVLIPGLPDYEWTLEYGLFLEDPFDQVLKASILSKLRALLDTMMSLAEFHLC
- a CDS encoding YwbE family protein; protein product: MPYRNRKNLQVGAEVRVVQKHHQRTGELTEGTVQRILTKSSNHPHGIKVKLASGIVGRVKEIL
- a CDS encoding DUF1501 domain-containing protein; the encoded protein is MKRRNFLKNTAAATTLPIMLGGLPVHAINRNPLLDILYKNAMMTDRVLVLIQLNGGNDGLNTVVPLNEYGNLSLVRPQVILPELSILRLNTDTGLHPALTGFKQLYDSSKLTVLQNVGYDNPNFSHFRSTDIWLTGSPSNEVYSTGWLGRYLDMDHGGYPANYPNDDFPDPLAITVGSIVSNTCQGLGSNFGMAIRSLDEFNQLQTGGTGGTPNNRYGIELDFIRQSMLQTNQYLGSIQDAASAGNNLSQLYPQSGNRLADQLRIVAQLISGGLRTPFYVVNLGGFDTHIQQVNSSDHLAGRHADLMFDLNEAVTAFQDDLELMGIQDRVLGMTFSEFGRRIRGNDSYGTDHGAAAPMMLFGSQVNGQIIGQNPIIDPAVDETASIPADIDFRSVYGSVLMDWFCVDENDIKTLLYNDFQRINILPPDLSCDSATSVKDLLNPDLLSQNYPNPFQSSTRIPFSSEGGDLRIDIFNTSGVMIKTLTNRFFAPGEYQITFDAEGLAAGVYYYRLRHNNSYATRSMILTR